A part of Ammospiza caudacuta isolate bAmmCau1 chromosome 7, bAmmCau1.pri, whole genome shotgun sequence genomic DNA contains:
- the SGIP1 gene encoding SH3-containing GRB2-like protein 3-interacting protein 1 has product MMEGLKKRTRKAFGIRRKEKDTDSTGSPDRDGIQPSPLPNDPTSNSKAEGTREGGNKNGKKTNGAPNGFYAEIDWDRYNSPELDEEGYSIRPEEPGSTKGKHFYSSSESEEEEEAHKKFNIKIKPLQAKDVLRSAATVDELKASIGNIALSPSPVRKSPRRSPGTIKRNLSSEEITRPRRSTPTPDPASKKAGEDPAALAPLFGPPLESAFEEAKLEAALDQSEIWGSVQPINTNVESPKLPRPFPTGTPPPLPPKNIPATPPRTGSPLPPAIGGDQAAAAEPKRDKLPSINDLDSIFGPVPSPKSAAATAEDKWVNFSDQSPENAPPELSPRDKAASPAGSPASAPAEPPRPLPSPLQLEDAPKKLPEQPHVKDDSAEPVASPKDFGAGQRGTPPPPPPPTYRAVVSSPGPGASTGSASGSSSPARPGTPLAPCGTPPPPPPRPPSRPKLPPGKPPVSDVSRPFSPPIHSSSPPPIAPLARAESTSSISSTNSLSAATTPTVENEQPSLVWFDRGKFYLTFEGSSRGPSPLTMGAQDTLPVAAAFTETVNAYFKGADPNKCIVKITGEMVLSFPAGITRHFANNPAPAVLTFRVLNFNRLEHVLPNPQLLCCDSVQSDSNSKEFWVNMPNLMTHLKKVSEQKPQATYYNVDMLKYQVSAQGIQSTPLNLAVSWRCDPASTDLRIDYKYNTEAMATPVALNNVQFLVPVDGGVTKLQAVLPPAVWNAEQQRILWKIPDISQKSENGGVGSLLARFQLSEGPSSPAPLAVQFTSEGSTLSSCDIELVGAGYRFSLIKKRFAAGKYLADN; this is encoded by the exons GACTGAAGAAGCGCACCAGGAAGGCCTTTGGCATACGCAGGAAAGAGAAGGACACTGACTCCAC AGGGTCACCAGACAGGGATGGCATC cagcccagccctctTCCCAATGATCCAACCTCCAATAGCAAAGCCGAGGGCACGCgggaaggaggaaataaaaacgGG aagAAAACCAACGGAGCCCCAAATGGATTTTATGCAGAGATCGACTGGGACAGATAT AACTCCCCTGAGCTGGATGAGGAGGGATACAGCATCCGACCTGAGGAACCAGGAT CTACCAAAGGAAAGCACTTCTACTCCTCCAGCGAgtcggaggaggaggaggaggcgcaCAAGAAATTCAACATCAAGATCAAGCCCCTGCAGGCCAAGGATGTCCTGCGCAGCGCCGCCACCGTGGACGAGCTCAAGGCCTCCATCGGCAACATTGCACTTTCTCCATCCCCCGTG AGGAAAAGTCCG CGGCGCAGCCCG GGGACGATCAAAAGGAATTTATCCA GTGAGGAGATCACGCGGCCCCGGCGCTCCACGCCCACGCCAGACCCCGCCAG CAAGAAGGCCGGGGAGGACCCTGCGGCACTGGCCCCGCTCTTTGGGCCCCCGCTGGAGTCGGCCTTTGAGGAGGCCAAGCTGGAGG CTGCTCTGGACCAGTCTGAGATATGGGGGTCAGTCCAGCCCATCAACACAAACGTAGAGTCCCCAAAACTTCCAAGACCTTTTCCAACTGGAA CCCCTCCGCCGCTCCCCCCGAAGAACATCCCGGCCACGCCGCCGCGCACCGGCTCCCCCCTGCCCCCGGCCATCG GAGGggaccaggcagcagcagcagagcccaaacGGGACAAACTCCCGTCCATCAATGACTTGGACAGCATTTTTGGCCCCGTGCCGTCCCCCAAATCTGCTGCTGCCACGGCGGAAGACAAGTGGGTCAATTTTTCCGATCAATCCCCGGAGAACGCGCCTCCGGAGCTGTCGCCCCGGGACAAGGCGGCGTCCCCGGCGGGCAGCCCGGCCAGCGCCCCGGCCGAGCCTCCCCGCCCGCTGCCCTCGCCGCTGCAGCTGGAAGACGCTCCCAAGAAGCTCCCCGAGCAGCCCCACGTTAAGGACGATTCCGCCGAGCCCGTCGCCTCTCCCAAAGATTTTGGGGCGGGCCAGAGAGGGAccccgccgccccctccgcCGCCCACGTACCGCGCCGTGGTGTCGTCGCCCGGACCGGGCGCCAGCACGGGAAGCGCCAGCG GTTCCTCgtccccggcccggcccggcacgcCGCTGGCCCCGTGTGGCActcccccgccgccgccgccccggcccccgTCCCGGCCCAAGCTGCCCCCGGGCAAGCCCCCCGTCAGCGATGTG TCCAGGCCTTTTAGCCCTCCCATCCACTCCTCCAGCCCTCCTCCGATAGCACCTTTAGCCCGTGCTGAAAGTACTTCTTCCATTTCTTCCACCAATTCCCTGAGTGCAGCCACCACTCCCACCGTTG AGAATGAACAGCCTTCCCTCGTTTGGTTTGACAGAGGAAAGTTTTATTTGACTTTCGAAG GCTCGTCACGGGGCCCCAGCCCCCTGACCATGGGGGCACAGGACACCCTGCCCGTGGCCGCCGCCTTCACCGAAACCGTCAACGCGTACTTCAAAGGGGCTGACCCCAACAA GTGCATCGTGAAGATCACGGGGGAGATGGTGCTGTCCTTCCCGGCGGGCATCACCCGACACTTTGCCAACAACCCCGCCCCGGCCGTGCTCACCTTCCGCGTGCTCAACTTCAACCGGCTGGAGCACGTCCTGCCAAacccccagctgctctgctg TGACAGCGTGCAGAGTGACTCCAACTCCAAGGAGTTCTGGGTCAACATGCCAAATCTGATGACTCACCTAAAGAAGGTATCGGAACAGAAACCTCAAGCCACCTATTACAATGTGGATATGCTCAAATACCag GTGTCTGCCCAGGGTATTCAGTCTACTCCATTAAACCTTGCAGTGAGCTGGCGGTGTGACCCTGCAAGCACTGACCTGCGCATCGACTACAAATACAATACAGAGGCAATGGCCACGCCTGTAGCTCTAAACAACGTCCAGTTCCTCGTCCCCGTCGACGGAGGAGTAACCAAACTGCAAGCTGTGCTTCCTCCTGCTGTCTG GAATGCTGAACAGCAAAGGATATTGTGGAAGATCCCTGATATCTCCCAGAAGTCAGAAAATGGAG GTGTGGGGTCGCTGCTGGCGCGGTTCCAGCTGTCCGAGGGGCCGAGCTCGCCCGCCCCGCTGGCCGTGCAGTTCACCAGCGAGGGCAGCACCCTGTCCAGCTGCGACATCGAGCTGGTGGGCGCCGGCTACCGCTTCTCCCTCATCAAGAAGAGGTTTGCGGCAG GTAAATATTTGGCGGATAACTGA